In one window of Solanum pennellii chromosome 2, SPENNV200 DNA:
- the LOC114075976 gene encoding uncharacterized protein LOC114075976 — MAHAITMQAQDMTNQFNRQNVQRENPPVRSMANMLQDLTRMNPPIFTWSKTSEDTQEFMDEVHKILVAMGATDTEKAELASYQFKDVTQSLCKMWQDSRALGGVPVTWKLFKKAFLERFFPREMTDARVEEFSNLKQVSMTVREYSLKFIKLSSG; from the exons ATGGCACATGCAATCACTATGCAGGCCCAGGACATGACTAACCAATTCAACCGGCAGAATGTTCaaagggagaacccaccggttcgTAGCATGGCTAACATGCTGCAAGAcctcacgaggatgaatcctcctattttcacatgGTCCAAGACTTCAGAGGATACCCAGGAGTTCATGGATGAGGTACACAAGATTTTGGTGGCCatgggggccacagatactgAGAAGGCTGAGCTAGCTTCTTATCAGTTCAAGGATGTTACACAGAGTttgtgcaagatgtggcaggatagtCGAGCTTTGGGCGGAGTTCCGGTCACTTGGAAGCTTTTTAAGAAAGCATTCCTGGAGAGATTCTTTCCCAGGGAGATGACGGACGCCAGGGTTGAGGAGTTCAGCAACCTTAAACAGGTATCtatgacagtcagggagtattccctcaAGTTCATTAAACtgtccag tggttag